From Microthrixaceae bacterium, a single genomic window includes:
- a CDS encoding endonuclease III — MKRHDKADRIGEILDDLYPDPPIPLDHHDPYTLLVAVALSAQTTDKKVNEVTPALFALAATPEQMVELGPERILELIREVGLAPTKANNLWRAATQILEAGGDVIADWEFLESLAGVGHKTASVVMAQAFGVPAFPVDTHIHRLAARWGLSNGTTVERTERDLKAAFPVDTWNRRHLQIIFFGREWCPARNHDLAECPICSWAATKRRMAEESRLRRTR; from the coding sequence GTGAAGCGCCATGACAAGGCCGACCGGATCGGGGAGATCCTCGACGACCTGTACCCCGATCCTCCTATCCCGCTCGACCACCACGACCCATACACACTCCTGGTGGCGGTGGCACTGTCGGCTCAGACCACCGACAAGAAGGTCAACGAGGTGACGCCGGCGCTGTTCGCGCTGGCGGCCACCCCCGAACAGATGGTCGAACTGGGACCGGAGAGGATCCTGGAACTGATCCGGGAGGTCGGTCTTGCCCCTACCAAGGCCAACAACTTGTGGCGAGCCGCTACCCAGATTCTCGAAGCTGGCGGCGATGTCATCGCCGACTGGGAATTTCTGGAGTCGTTGGCCGGCGTAGGCCACAAGACAGCCAGCGTGGTCATGGCCCAGGCCTTCGGGGTCCCCGCCTTCCCGGTCGACACCCATATCCATCGTCTGGCCGCCCGGTGGGGACTGTCCAACGGCACCACCGTGGAGCGCACCGAAAGGGACCTCAAGGCGGCGTTCCCCGTCGACACCTGGAACCGGAGGCACCTCCAGATCATCTTCTTCGGTCGGGAGTGGTGCCCGGCCCGAAACCACGACTTGGCGGAGTGCCCGATCTGCTCGTGGGCCGCCACCAAGCGCCGGATGGCCGAAGAATCCCGCCTGCGCCGGACACGCTGA
- a CDS encoding DUF2236 domain-containing protein — MTTQARSTSKAVGAPLGPGSLLWETAGDPRSLIPGTGAGILQLMLPSLGAAVTDHSDFFSDPYDRIFRSIPYIWGSIFAPDDVEGDRRGREIRDFHPDIKGVDAEGRRYHALDPDTYWWAHATFTWEFFRARELYFPWPLNRAQRNQMYAESVTWYRRYGVSERPVPATYDAFLARFDEICRHELELTPAVQWVLDPSANPATGAQRISLPGPFTPLSGFATDRMSDLLRVTVYGNLPDVVRRRFDMRWTHQDRIAFAAVCAGFRAMDPAIRRGALSSIFPERTPHLDPRDHTRVVVAGPNPRQRARRAHSTAIATVD, encoded by the coding sequence TTGACCACACAGGCCCGATCCACATCCAAGGCCGTCGGCGCTCCGCTCGGGCCGGGGTCACTTCTGTGGGAGACAGCGGGTGACCCGAGGAGCCTCATCCCCGGCACCGGTGCTGGGATCCTCCAGCTCATGCTGCCGAGCTTGGGCGCGGCGGTCACCGACCATTCCGACTTCTTCAGCGATCCCTATGACCGCATCTTCCGCTCCATCCCCTACATCTGGGGAAGCATCTTCGCCCCCGATGATGTCGAAGGTGATCGTCGCGGCCGGGAGATCCGAGATTTCCACCCTGACATCAAAGGGGTAGATGCCGAAGGGCGGAGGTACCACGCCCTAGATCCGGACACCTACTGGTGGGCCCATGCCACCTTCACCTGGGAGTTCTTCCGGGCACGCGAACTCTATTTTCCGTGGCCACTCAACCGAGCCCAACGCAACCAGATGTACGCCGAGTCCGTCACCTGGTATCGCCGCTACGGAGTGAGTGAACGCCCGGTGCCAGCCACCTACGACGCATTCCTGGCCCGCTTCGACGAGATCTGCCGACACGAACTGGAGCTGACCCCGGCCGTCCAATGGGTGCTGGACCCCTCGGCCAACCCGGCTACCGGCGCTCAGCGCATCTCCCTTCCGGGACCGTTCACCCCCCTCAGCGGCTTTGCTACCGACCGCATGTCAGATCTGTTGCGGGTCACCGTCTACGGCAACCTGCCAGATGTGGTCCGGCGTCGCTTCGACATGCGGTGGACCCATCAGGATCGGATCGCCTTCGCCGCGGTGTGCGCTGGGTTCCGGGCGATGGACCCCGCCATTCGGCGAGGCGCGTTGTCCAGCATCTTCCCCGAGCGGACCCCCCACCTCGATCCGCGCGATCACACCCGAGTGGTAGTGGCCGGTCCCAATCCCCGCCAGAGAGCCCGCCGGGCCCACAGCACCGCCATCGCGACGGTGGACTGA
- a CDS encoding cytochrome P450 yields MEATIPSSDQPARFVARSAETWRDPFGMYRALRDDDPVHHVADGDFWVLSRFGHVFDAARDPGTYSSAQGLTTTYGERERIGLDVAAPIVMLDPPEHTAFRRLVARAFTPRHVLAIEPMVRNFAVERIERLRAGGGGDVVAELFKPLPSMVVAHYLGVPAEDRSRFDGWTEAIVEANADGNIIAAGDALGELLGYFADLVDRRRVDPGEDLLSMLVTAQAEAIADGDEGAVDDAQILGFAFTMVAGGNDTATSLLGGSADLLTRHPHQRQLVVDHPELLPGAVEEMLRLVCPVQGLARTTTRDVTIDGTTIPAGRKVLLLYASANRDDREFGDGAETFDVTRPISRMMSFSYGPHHCLGAAAARLQARVVLEELLNRCPDFSVDGDAGQFAPGNYVRRFNHLPFAPG; encoded by the coding sequence ATGGAGGCCACCATCCCGTCGTCGGATCAACCCGCACGCTTCGTGGCCCGAAGTGCCGAGACCTGGCGTGACCCGTTCGGCATGTACCGGGCACTCAGAGATGATGACCCCGTTCACCACGTGGCCGACGGAGACTTCTGGGTCCTTTCCCGCTTCGGGCACGTGTTCGATGCCGCCCGAGACCCAGGCACCTACTCATCGGCGCAGGGCCTCACCACCACCTACGGCGAACGGGAGAGGATCGGCCTCGATGTGGCCGCTCCGATCGTGATGCTCGACCCGCCCGAACACACGGCCTTTCGTCGACTGGTGGCGCGGGCCTTCACTCCTCGCCACGTGTTGGCCATCGAGCCGATGGTCCGGAATTTCGCCGTCGAACGGATCGAACGGTTACGCGCCGGGGGCGGGGGCGACGTGGTGGCCGAGCTCTTCAAGCCTCTGCCGAGCATGGTGGTGGCCCACTACCTGGGTGTGCCCGCTGAGGATCGTTCCCGGTTCGATGGATGGACGGAGGCGATTGTGGAGGCCAACGCCGACGGCAACATCATCGCCGCCGGAGATGCGCTCGGCGAGCTGCTCGGATACTTCGCCGACCTGGTGGACCGACGTCGGGTCGACCCAGGTGAGGACCTGCTCTCGATGCTGGTGACGGCCCAGGCCGAAGCGATCGCAGACGGAGACGAGGGCGCGGTGGACGACGCCCAGATCCTGGGGTTCGCCTTCACCATGGTGGCCGGGGGCAACGACACGGCCACATCACTGCTCGGAGGCTCGGCCGATCTGTTGACCCGCCACCCTCACCAGCGCCAACTCGTGGTCGACCACCCGGAGCTGCTGCCCGGTGCGGTGGAGGAGATGCTCCGACTGGTATGCCCGGTTCAGGGCCTGGCCCGTACGACCACCCGAGACGTGACCATCGACGGAACCACGATCCCCGCCGGGCGCAAGGTGCTGCTGCTGTACGCCTCGGCCAACCGCGACGACCGCGAGTTCGGTGACGGCGCGGAGACCTTCGACGTCACCCGGCCCATCTCTCGGATGATGTCGTTCTCGTATGGTCCGCATCACTGCCTCGGCGCGGCCGCGGCCCGCCTTCAAGCCCGCGTTGTGCTCGAGGAACTGCTGAACCGCTGCCCCGATTTCTCGGTCGATGGAGATGCTGGCCAGTTCGCCCCGGGAAACTACGTGCGTCGCTTCAACCACCTGCCGTTCGCACCTGGCTGA